The Georgenia sp. TF02-10 genome window below encodes:
- a CDS encoding 1-phosphofructokinase family hexose kinase, producing MIVTLTANPSLDRTAALAGPLARGGVNRARAVTVEPGGKGVNVARVVTLAGQPALAVLPADPAGPLVAALARLGVPHLSAPTTSAARTNLTVTEPDGTTTKINEPGVPLSEAEAAVLAELLLDAAGGGDGASRTAVGTRTAGRGGPVAVSAGAAAAGTPGAGDGAARTVVSTGTGADGALVAVSPGTAGAGHPSGAGDGADWVALSGSLPPGVPVDWYGALTRRLRAAGRRVAVDTSDAPLRALAAGFPAAAPDLLKPNAEELAQLSGGDPEALEAAAAAGDLAPTVGAARRLLDQGVGAVLATLGGAGAVLVTAAGAWAATPPPITLRSTVGAGDSALAGYLIAAVAGRDEPARLRHAVAYGSGAAALAGTALPRPDQTDPDRVDVVRLP from the coding sequence ATGATCGTCACCCTCACCGCCAACCCCAGCCTGGACCGCACCGCCGCCCTGGCCGGCCCGCTGGCCCGCGGCGGGGTCAACCGGGCCCGGGCCGTCACCGTGGAGCCGGGCGGCAAGGGCGTCAACGTCGCCCGCGTGGTGACCCTCGCCGGCCAGCCCGCCCTCGCCGTGCTCCCCGCCGACCCGGCCGGGCCGCTGGTCGCCGCCCTGGCGCGGCTCGGGGTCCCGCACCTGAGCGCGCCGACGACGTCCGCCGCGCGCACCAACCTCACGGTGACCGAGCCGGACGGGACCACCACCAAGATCAACGAGCCGGGCGTGCCGCTGTCGGAGGCGGAGGCCGCTGTGCTGGCCGAGCTGCTGCTCGACGCAGCGGGGGGCGGCGACGGCGCGTCGCGGACCGCCGTCGGCACGCGCACCGCGGGCCGCGGCGGGCCGGTCGCCGTCAGCGCCGGCGCGGCGGCGGCCGGGACGCCGGGGGCAGGCGACGGCGCAGCACGGACGGTCGTCAGCACCGGCACGGGGGCCGACGGCGCACTGGTCGCCGTCAGCCCCGGCACGGCGGGCGCGGGCCACCCGAGCGGTGCCGGCGACGGCGCGGACTGGGTGGCCCTGTCCGGCTCCCTGCCGCCCGGGGTGCCGGTCGACTGGTACGGGGCCCTCACCCGCCGGCTGCGGGCCGCTGGCCGGCGCGTGGCCGTCGACACCTCTGACGCCCCGCTCCGGGCGCTGGCCGCCGGGTTCCCGGCCGCCGCCCCGGACCTGCTCAAGCCCAACGCCGAGGAGCTCGCCCAGCTCAGCGGCGGGGACCCCGAGGCGCTCGAGGCCGCCGCGGCGGCCGGCGACCTGGCGCCCACGGTGGGCGCCGCCCGCCGCCTGCTGGACCAGGGGGTCGGCGCGGTGCTGGCCACGCTCGGCGGCGCCGGCGCGGTGCTGGTGACCGCGGCTGGCGCCTGGGCCGCCACGCCCCCGCCGATCACGCTCCGCAGCACCGTCGGGGCCGGGGACTCGGCCCTGGCCGGGTACCTGATCGCCGCCGTCGCCGGCCGCGACGAACCCGCTCGGCTGCGCCACGCCGTCGCCTACGGCTCCGGCGCCGCGGCCCTCGCCGGGACGGCGCTGCCGCGTCCCGACCAGACCGACCCGGACCGCGTCGACGTCGTCCGGCTGCCCTGA
- a CDS encoding DeoR/GlpR family DNA-binding transcription regulator, with amino-acid sequence MYAEERQHLITSTAHGEGRVSVTRLAERFGVTAETIRRDLELLDRRGVLRRVHGGAVPVDKVRLSEPALPQRAVTHVAEKKRIARAALAHLPTGPGSIVLDAGTTTGHLAQLLPDDPDLVTITNSLPAAAALTGRASGVFLLGGRVRGLTQAAVGTDAERALARTRVDVAFLGTNGLTPAHGASTPDPAEAAVKRAMVQAARRVVVLADAAKIGQEHLVSFASLEEIDVLVTDASISIEDRQALEARNLEVVVA; translated from the coding sequence GTGTACGCCGAGGAACGCCAGCACCTCATCACCTCGACGGCGCACGGCGAGGGACGCGTCTCCGTCACCCGGCTGGCCGAGCGCTTCGGGGTCACCGCCGAGACCATCCGCCGGGACCTGGAGCTGCTCGACCGCCGCGGGGTGCTGCGCCGGGTGCACGGCGGCGCCGTACCGGTGGACAAGGTCCGGCTGAGCGAGCCCGCCCTGCCGCAGCGTGCGGTGACCCACGTGGCCGAGAAGAAGCGCATCGCCCGCGCCGCCCTGGCCCACCTGCCCACCGGCCCCGGCAGCATCGTCCTCGACGCCGGCACCACCACCGGCCACCTCGCCCAGCTGCTGCCCGACGACCCCGACCTGGTGACCATCACCAACTCGCTGCCCGCCGCGGCCGCGCTGACCGGCCGGGCCAGCGGCGTCTTCCTGCTCGGCGGCCGGGTCCGCGGGCTGACCCAGGCGGCGGTCGGCACCGACGCCGAGCGGGCCCTGGCCCGCACCCGGGTGGACGTCGCCTTCCTCGGCACCAACGGCCTCACCCCCGCCCACGGCGCCTCCACCCCGGACCCGGCGGAGGCCGCCGTCAAGCGCGCGATGGTGCAGGCCGCCCGTCGCGTCGTCGTGCTCGCCGACGCCGCCAAGATCGGTCAGGAGCACCTGGTCAGCTTCGCCTCCCTCGAGGAGATCGACGTCCTCGTCACCGACGCCAGCATCTCCATTGAGGACCGCCAGGCCCTGGAGGCCCGCAACCTGGAGGTCGTGGTCGCATGA